A stretch of the Sulfolobales archaeon genome encodes the following:
- a CDS encoding metallophosphoesterase, producing the protein MLIGVMSDSHDNLLKIDSAIKAFTEARVDMIIHLGDYIAPFSLARILKSGIRFVGVLGNNDGERLGLKEIASKAGQELYDPPYEMIINGKKILLLHGFGPRDRTIGIVEKIARGGGYHIILYGHTHEVDVRVEGGTLILNPGEVFGGLSGRSTVAILDLDRMEAKVIDV; encoded by the coding sequence ATGTTGATAGGCGTTATGAGCGATAGCCATGACAACCTTTTAAAAATAGATTCTGCTATCAAAGCCTTTACAGAGGCTAGGGTTGATATGATCATACATCTAGGCGACTATATAGCCCCATTCTCCCTAGCAAGGATTCTTAAAAGCGGGATCAGATTCGTTGGTGTGCTAGGAAATAACGATGGCGAGAGGCTAGGGCTTAAAGAAATTGCTTCCAAGGCTGGGCAGGAGCTCTATGACCCTCCATATGAGATGATTATTAATGGTAAAAAGATCCTGCTGCTTCATGGTTTCGGCCCGAGGGATAGAACCATAGGAATTGTCGAAAAGATCGCAAGAGGCGGTGGATACCACATCATCCTATACGGCCATACACACGAGGTAGATGTAAGAGTCGAGGGTGGAACCCTGATCCTAAACCCAGGAGAAGTTTTCGGAGGCCTTAGCGGAAGATCTACTGTAGCTATATTAGATCTAGATAGAATGGAGGCAAAAGTAATCGATGTATAG
- a CDS encoding type IV pilin — MDVRFLQAMISIEVLNSLRRDRPGRSNNVNPVLAVVILVAISVIMSGVFASYIVGIFQDNVETRDIDIRIISVARLGGSSDGGGWNIYLDMRNRGGAPVTIKYIELYAGASEIYPSIASNPNVLSPIVIRPGESRLVSLLITNRSIAINRSSDMLIFTDESISEGMWITIRLVDGYGNKYYISLQLP, encoded by the coding sequence ATGGATGTAAGATTTTTACAGGCTATGATATCTATAGAGGTGTTGAATAGCCTTAGGAGGGATAGACCTGGTAGGAGTAATAATGTAAACCCTGTGTTAGCAGTTGTGATCCTTGTTGCAATTTCTGTAATAATGTCTGGGGTATTTGCTTCCTATATAGTAGGTATCTTCCAAGATAATGTAGAGACTAGAGATATTGATATTAGGATTATAAGTGTTGCTAGGCTTGGAGGTTCTAGCGATGGGGGTGGATGGAATATATATCTCGATATGAGGAATAGAGGTGGGGCTCCTGTTACGATTAAATATATTGAATTATATGCAGGGGCTTCAGAGATCTATCCTAGCATAGCCTCTAATCCAAATGTTTTATCCCCGATCGTGATTAGGCCAGGCGAGTCTAGGTTGGTTAGCTTGCTAATAACTAATCGCAGCATTGCTATCAACAGATCTAGTGATATGCTGATATTTACAGATGAATCTATTAGTGAGGGCATGTGGATCACTATTAGACTGGTGGATGGCTATGGGAACAAATACTATATTAGCCTACAGCTGCCATGA
- a CDS encoding nucleoside hydrolase: MIKAVLDMDPGVDDAVALIMALGLGDIEVLGVTIVSGNVHVDQGVRNALRILSYLGRNEIKVYKGSEKPLIRDLVTSEHIHGADGLGDSGIPEGSGRVSGNAISFIVETLRREKAFIVATGPLTNIARAVMADPWITRNIEGIIVMGGAFGLTRYGKGNVTPNAEYNFYVDPEAAKIVIRSGVDPKIVSLDVTQDPRARVSKDNIEEIRRIGSRAGELVYRILRNPVERLGYFELHDAIALSTLIDPEVVRFRRFHISIDTCWERGRSRIVSDPSEADGAAYLSYDLNAERFFEILRYSLR, encoded by the coding sequence ATGATCAAAGCTGTCCTTGATATGGATCCAGGTGTTGATGATGCTGTAGCCCTTATAATGGCTCTCGGGCTAGGGGATATCGAGGTTCTAGGTGTTACCATTGTTTCTGGAAATGTACATGTTGATCAGGGTGTTAGAAACGCGTTAAGGATTCTCAGCTATTTAGGGAGAAATGAGATCAAGGTTTATAAAGGTTCTGAGAAACCCCTTATAAGGGATCTAGTAACATCAGAGCATATCCATGGAGCAGATGGGCTCGGGGATTCCGGGATCCCAGAGGGTAGCGGGAGGGTTAGTGGCAATGCTATAAGCTTCATAGTCGAGACCCTTAGAAGGGAGAAGGCCTTTATAGTTGCTACAGGCCCTCTAACAAATATTGCTAGAGCCGTGATGGCTGATCCCTGGATCACAAGGAATATCGAGGGGATCATAGTTATGGGGGGAGCATTTGGGCTGACTAGATATGGTAAGGGTAACGTCACACCTAATGCTGAGTATAACTTCTATGTAGATCCTGAAGCAGCTAAGATAGTAATAAGATCCGGTGTAGATCCTAAAATTGTTAGCCTTGACGTTACACAGGATCCCAGGGCAAGGGTTTCGAAAGATAATATAGAGGAGATCAGAAGGATAGGGTCTAGAGCAGGCGAGCTGGTATATAGAATATTGCGGAACCCAGTGGAGAGGCTTGGATACTTCGAGCTCCACGACGCAATAGCACTATCAACACTTATAGATCCCGAGGTGGTTAGGTTTAGAAGGTTCCACATATCTATAGACACATGCTGGGAGAGGGGTAGAAGCAGGATCGTCTCAGATCCTAGTGAGGCAGATGGAGCGGCATATTTGAGCTATGATTTGAACGCCGAGAGATTCTTCGAAATACTTAGATATTCACTAAGATAA
- a CDS encoding radical SAM protein, with amino-acid sequence MSSPTNSNFLDIIRYNPPYVVSIEVTYRCPMGCLYCHNPPDLPPARSSGGIRSISCNMPVSRTYSRRYSRELGTYEWLKIIYKISQLRPYNFVISGGEPLLRKDIYIMIIEASNLNLKPLLLTSGSIYSKEIAQKLKEAGLNRIRINVSSHVMLDIANPDRLKRTIYERIKAIEIYKEAGFYVQVGILYIRPYIDMIEDIVERCLEAGADLVEIHHMARYGHGFYNYYLLKPIQSDVEKLESLREKLVTKYGEKIYFAVDKDIVIGRKPYPNLWGLIGLAIVPDGSIFPSEEASAMGDVAILGNALVDDIREVWMNNALLNRLRSLEWLCEPCRSCSIKMECRGGSRFIAYMLTGNLFSPDPTCPLAANQPDLQEKELDRATWQLRIRGDEHRLKVGESISKAPQDRKGYSSA; translated from the coding sequence ATGTCATCTCCTACAAACTCTAATTTTTTAGACATTATCAGATATAACCCCCCTTATGTTGTATCCATAGAGGTTACCTATAGATGTCCTATGGGGTGTCTCTATTGTCATAATCCACCAGATCTTCCTCCTGCTAGATCTTCTGGAGGTATAAGATCTATCTCTTGTAACATGCCCGTCTCTAGAACATATAGCCGAAGATACTCTAGAGAGCTTGGAACATATGAGTGGCTTAAAATAATATACAAAATATCGCAGCTTAGGCCATATAACTTTGTAATAAGTGGTGGAGAGCCTCTCCTCAGGAAGGACATATATATAATGATAATAGAGGCTTCAAACCTCAATCTAAAACCGCTTCTTCTCACAAGCGGCTCGATCTATTCAAAAGAGATCGCTCAAAAGCTGAAAGAGGCAGGGCTTAACAGGATTAGAATAAATGTCTCTTCCCACGTCATGCTTGATATTGCTAATCCTGACAGGCTGAAGAGAACTATTTATGAGAGGATTAAGGCTATAGAGATCTATAAGGAAGCTGGCTTCTATGTTCAGGTAGGGATCCTCTATATAAGGCCATATATAGATATGATCGAAGATATTGTGGAGAGATGTTTAGAAGCAGGTGCGGATCTTGTGGAGATACATCATATGGCTCGATATGGGCATGGATTTTATAACTACTACCTCTTAAAACCGATTCAAAGTGATGTGGAGAAGCTAGAGTCGCTGAGGGAAAAGCTTGTCACAAAATACGGTGAGAAGATCTATTTTGCGGTTGATAAAGACATTGTTATTGGTAGAAAGCCTTATCCAAACCTATGGGGGCTTATAGGCCTTGCCATAGTTCCAGACGGGAGTATCTTCCCTAGTGAAGAAGCATCTGCCATGGGAGACGTGGCTATCCTAGGCAATGCCTTGGTTGACGATATTAGGGAGGTGTGGATGAACAATGCTCTCCTAAACAGGCTAAGATCCCTTGAATGGTTATGTGAGCCATGTAGAAGCTGTTCAATTAAGATGGAATGTAGAGGAGGATCTCGCTTCATCGCCTATATGCTCACGGGAAACCTCTTTTCCCCAGATCCTACATGTCCCCTAGCTGCTAATCAGCCAGATCTCCAGGAGAAAGAGCTGGATCGAGCTACATGGCAATTAAGGATTAGGGGTGATGAGCATAGGCTCAAAGTTGGTGAATCTATTTCAAAGGCTCCTCAGGATCGAAAGGGCTACAGCTCTGCTTAG
- a CDS encoding MFS transporter gives MSIGSKLVNLFQRLLRIERATALLSLTAVAGVLGNSMWVLYIPLILAERGLTPYLQGILYTASSISTLILGTFIGIFIDSFGYKRSLVLGNMLIALPPLILSLTKDPMVSAIAIYIFYSFGQPISTMSWRSYIMEVSRERAGVNLGLYYSVTGLAALAGVLIGGFIASALSFTHVLIIASILAFITVLLRIAFLEEPLKRVSGGYNARSSRDGNKGFIRIYTRNFRELLRLYRSSPVLKALLVVTPLNGLAVLSPGSYIVALYLSEYMGISTIVIAFIFFLRTVVENQAALLYGVIADRLGPLRSVVASWALSSAMQLVMIATASDLIAIPSYLLWVSMIKLAEVSTASLIARSLESGMKASALASMGTLSGLALIPSPMIQAIAFERDPRLPFIISAVSSILSTIILIKLVGIARK, from the coding sequence ATGAGCATAGGCTCAAAGTTGGTGAATCTATTTCAAAGGCTCCTCAGGATCGAAAGGGCTACAGCTCTGCTTAGCCTAACCGCGGTTGCAGGCGTTCTCGGAAATTCTATGTGGGTTCTATATATACCCCTGATACTAGCTGAGAGAGGTTTAACACCATACCTTCAGGGGATTCTATATACAGCGTCTAGCATTTCAACACTAATCCTCGGGACATTCATTGGGATCTTTATCGATAGCTTTGGATATAAAAGATCTCTAGTTCTAGGTAATATGTTAATCGCTCTGCCCCCTCTTATTCTATCACTCACCAAAGATCCCATGGTATCGGCTATAGCCATATATATCTTCTATTCCTTTGGCCAGCCTATTTCGACCATGTCTTGGAGATCATATATAATGGAGGTAAGCAGAGAAAGGGCAGGGGTTAATCTTGGGCTGTATTATAGTGTCACAGGGCTTGCAGCATTAGCAGGTGTTCTCATAGGCGGTTTCATAGCATCTGCTCTCTCATTCACACATGTTCTTATAATAGCTTCGATCCTGGCATTTATAACAGTATTACTTAGAATAGCCTTTCTCGAAGAGCCCCTTAAAAGGGTTAGTGGAGGCTATAATGCTAGATCCTCAAGAGATGGGAATAAGGGGTTCATAAGGATCTATACTAGAAATTTTAGGGAGCTCCTCAGACTATATAGATCTAGCCCTGTTTTAAAGGCACTACTAGTGGTAACTCCGCTCAATGGCCTTGCGGTATTATCGCCTGGGAGCTATATAGTAGCTTTATATCTCTCAGAATATATGGGTATTAGCACCATAGTTATAGCATTTATATTCTTTCTAAGAACGGTTGTGGAGAATCAAGCTGCATTGTTATATGGAGTAATAGCGGATAGACTTGGGCCCCTCAGATCTGTGGTGGCTAGCTGGGCTCTGTCTTCAGCTATGCAGCTGGTGATGATAGCCACGGCATCTGATCTTATAGCTATACCATCATATCTACTCTGGGTCTCCATGATCAAGCTAGCTGAGGTCTCAACAGCATCTCTGATCGCGAGATCTCTGGAGAGTGGTATGAAGGCATCAGCCCTAGCTTCTATGGGAACCCTCTCAGGTTTAGCGCTAATACCATCGCCTATGATCCAGGCTATAGCTTTTGAGAGGGATCCCAGGCTACCCTTTATAATTTCAGCTGTATCATCAATACTATCAACCATAATATTGATAAAGCTGGTGGGGATAGCGAGGAAATAA